From a single Xanthocytophaga agilis genomic region:
- a CDS encoding VapE domain-containing protein, translated as MKDHTITLFPHAYAKTGQAYPLRTFLENIQNGTWKDAVQKVRTCNNEDNQKKLKEKLPAVTISGVFTDGKSDTHLQQHSNFIAIDLDDVTDLDKVKALLEQDPYTYAQFVSCRGKGLCVVVRIDGKKHKLAFDGLSQYYFQTYGLIVDPSGCNVSRLRFVSYDPDLRVMEDSKVFKLYPEKEKKKPDTRNIFFGSHDIDHVFDQIQSRQIDITGNYHQWCSIGFALADYFGEIGRDRFLAVSQFSSLYDAKKADQQYSACLRHNATSVKKVTIATFLWYCKQHGISIISEQTKAIVQSAKLGKNGSNTVEGTVNVLQQVHGIDPEMARPIVEQVYATPQDIDEDRIPLWVRLEKYFKEYQPDLKRNVLNQEVYRNYIRQTERDLIDITIDASRKILQPIGKDMVFDYMKSSGIVEFNPLRDFFEGMGSATTGHIRRLAESLRCKHGHDFATTVLRKWLVGCVGSAFDVHSCVMLVLAGKQKAGKSAWIKQLLPDNLYCRTELITPHVFGERAYQDDLVMSSSWIAIDEEFNSIVKMGYKRMKSMITQPTVFMRYNYDRRGQNKPRLVNFAGCANEVDFLEDTTGNRRFGVIEVTEGINWDIYNAVDKYELWKEAYHLYIQGVDTDMTDEEMQRINEVAEEYRLRSKEEELIIKFFTPCTPQASGSAFVSSTTIGHFLQIYSTYKNLSPDKIGRAMKSLGFDNNKGKPIKLSGKSIRGFWVLCDEDKRHSLK; from the coding sequence ATGAAAGACCATACCATAACCTTATTCCCTCACGCATACGCGAAAACCGGGCAAGCCTACCCACTTCGAACCTTCCTGGAAAACATACAAAACGGCACCTGGAAAGATGCGGTGCAGAAAGTACGAACCTGCAATAATGAAGACAACCAGAAAAAGCTCAAAGAGAAATTGCCTGCCGTAACCATTTCCGGAGTGTTTACAGACGGCAAGTCAGACACTCACCTGCAGCAGCATTCGAACTTTATAGCCATTGACCTGGACGATGTAACCGATCTGGACAAAGTCAAAGCCTTGCTTGAGCAAGATCCATATACCTATGCCCAGTTTGTCAGTTGTCGGGGCAAAGGCTTGTGTGTGGTAGTACGCATCGATGGCAAAAAACACAAGCTGGCCTTTGATGGCTTGTCGCAGTATTATTTCCAGACCTATGGACTGATCGTAGACCCCAGCGGTTGCAATGTGTCTCGTCTGCGATTTGTCAGCTATGATCCGGACCTACGGGTGATGGAAGATTCGAAGGTGTTTAAACTCTATCCTGAAAAGGAAAAGAAAAAGCCCGATACGCGCAATATCTTCTTTGGCAGTCATGACATAGACCATGTATTTGATCAGATACAAAGCCGACAAATCGACATTACAGGCAACTACCACCAGTGGTGCTCTATTGGCTTTGCTCTGGCTGATTACTTTGGCGAAATAGGCCGTGACCGCTTTCTGGCAGTGAGTCAATTTTCGTCACTGTATGATGCAAAAAAGGCTGATCAGCAGTACTCTGCCTGCCTCAGACACAATGCTACCAGCGTGAAGAAGGTCACCATTGCCACCTTTCTGTGGTATTGCAAGCAGCATGGTATCAGCATTATTTCCGAACAAACCAAAGCCATTGTACAGTCGGCCAAACTGGGAAAGAATGGAAGCAATACCGTGGAGGGAACTGTCAATGTATTGCAACAGGTCCATGGCATTGATCCGGAGATGGCGCGGCCTATAGTAGAGCAGGTATATGCTACCCCTCAGGATATAGACGAAGACCGGATTCCGCTTTGGGTACGACTCGAAAAGTATTTCAAAGAATATCAGCCTGATCTCAAACGCAATGTACTCAATCAGGAAGTGTACCGCAACTATATACGCCAGACCGAAAGAGATCTGATTGATATTACCATTGATGCCTCCCGCAAGATTTTGCAGCCGATTGGCAAAGACATGGTCTTTGATTATATGAAGTCGTCAGGTATTGTAGAGTTTAATCCGTTGAGAGACTTTTTCGAAGGCATGGGTAGTGCTACTACAGGCCATATCCGGCGTCTGGCCGAATCGTTGCGCTGCAAGCATGGTCATGACTTTGCCACTACAGTGCTGCGCAAGTGGCTGGTAGGTTGTGTAGGATCGGCATTTGATGTGCATAGCTGTGTGATGCTGGTACTGGCAGGCAAGCAGAAAGCTGGAAAAAGTGCATGGATCAAACAGCTGCTGCCCGATAATCTGTATTGCCGCACCGAACTAATCACACCACATGTATTTGGAGAACGTGCTTACCAGGATGACCTGGTGATGAGCTCGTCCTGGATAGCGATTGACGAGGAGTTTAACAGCATTGTGAAGATGGGCTACAAACGCATGAAATCCATGATTACCCAACCTACGGTGTTTATGCGCTACAACTACGACAGACGGGGTCAGAACAAGCCACGCCTGGTCAACTTTGCGGGCTGTGCCAATGAGGTAGACTTTCTGGAAGATACAACCGGAAATCGCCGCTTTGGGGTGATTGAGGTGACAGAAGGCATCAATTGGGACATATACAATGCGGTAGACAAATATGAACTCTGGAAAGAAGCCTATCACCTGTACATCCAGGGCGTTGACACCGATATGACTGACGAAGAGATGCAACGCATCAATGAGGTAGCCGAAGAATACCGCCTGCGGTCAAAGGAGGAAGAGCTAATTATCAAGTTCTTTACTCCTTGTACTCCACAGGCTTCCGGATCGGCTTTTGTCTCATCGACCACCATTGGTCATTTTCTTCAAATCTACAGTACCTATAAAAACCTGAGTCCGGATAAGATTGGCAGGGCTATGAAATCACTGGGTTTTGACAACAACAAGGGCAAGCCGATCAAGCTTTCCGGCAAATCCATTCGGGGATTCTGGGTGTTGTGTGACGAAGACAAACGTCATAGTCTTAAATAA
- a CDS encoding helix-turn-helix transcriptional regulator codes for MDLQKIGQRILYVRTEIAKLPQREFVQRMGLGQSNISQLEKGQSLPSCFFLYSLHVTYDVNLNWLMTGNGEVKMD; via the coding sequence ATGGATTTACAAAAGATAGGCCAACGCATTTTATATGTACGCACTGAAATAGCCAAACTCCCTCAACGCGAATTTGTGCAACGCATGGGACTAGGCCAAAGTAACATATCCCAACTGGAAAAAGGCCAGAGCCTCCCCTCCTGCTTTTTCCTCTACAGCCTGCATGTAACCTATGATGTGAATTTGAATTGGTTGATGACTGGGAATGGGGAGGTGAAAATGGACTGA
- a CDS encoding AAA family ATPase produces MRIRKIQLKNGYKRFYDLTIDLGPEPKRIIALVGPNGCGKSSVFDGMLYLNSTRVQIGKSDYKNPRDYKYHSMFQDSSFNQNNVFIEFTSGSFQTVVNTKISKGNTIFSFRSPYRYNSNLKIKETKAISEINLNNYGAAFSPDLDDKMEENYRRLNVKYNAYMHFADCKPSEAKAKIIGDLNNSLSKCLDLIITGIGNVEAGQGTLYFTKRDHTKEFEFNVLSSGEKEVVDILLDLYLRREEYNDTIFLIDEPELHINTSIQKKLLIEINNLIGENCQLWVATHSIGFLRALQEDLKDDCQVIQFKKGINWASTKQVLTPIKKSLFKWKEIFETALDDLTGLVSPRRIIYCEGKDRPGMNGLEKGFDAKVFNTIYGEKYHDTLFISSGGNTELDQRSEIALAILTKVFSDIEILVLKDRDTSSGKQNDENDRQLYLQNNPQHFRMMKRWEIENYLYDKEVLSAYCNTMGLAFNETEYDKFVTNITDQNLKDETGRIKNYCGITTSINPETFKLTLSQYITEEMKVYTELEQCIFQRQ; encoded by the coding sequence ATGAGAATTAGAAAAATACAACTAAAAAACGGGTATAAAAGATTTTATGATTTAACAATTGATTTAGGGCCTGAGCCGAAAAGAATTATTGCTCTTGTTGGACCAAATGGATGTGGAAAAAGTAGTGTATTTGATGGAATGTTGTATTTAAACAGCACTAGAGTTCAAATTGGAAAATCAGATTATAAAAATCCAAGAGACTATAAATATCACTCAATGTTCCAAGATAGTTCTTTTAATCAGAATAACGTATTCATTGAATTTACTAGTGGAAGTTTTCAAACTGTAGTTAACACAAAAATTTCAAAAGGAAATACGATTTTTTCATTTAGGAGCCCATATAGATACAATAGTAACCTCAAGATAAAAGAAACTAAAGCTATTTCAGAAATCAATCTTAATAATTATGGTGCTGCATTTTCTCCAGACCTAGATGATAAAATGGAGGAGAACTATAGGCGTTTAAATGTAAAGTATAATGCATATATGCATTTTGCAGATTGTAAACCAAGCGAGGCAAAAGCAAAAATCATTGGAGATTTAAATAATTCACTTTCAAAATGTCTAGATTTAATAATAACGGGAATAGGAAATGTAGAGGCAGGACAAGGAACTTTATACTTTACTAAAAGAGACCATACAAAAGAATTTGAGTTCAATGTGCTATCCTCTGGCGAAAAAGAGGTTGTTGATATCTTACTAGATTTATATTTAAGGCGAGAGGAATATAATGACACCATATTTTTAATCGACGAGCCTGAACTTCATATTAATACATCAATTCAAAAAAAACTTTTGATTGAAATCAACAATCTGATAGGAGAAAACTGCCAATTATGGGTTGCTACTCACAGTATAGGTTTTTTAAGAGCCCTGCAAGAAGACTTAAAAGATGATTGCCAAGTCATACAGTTTAAGAAAGGAATAAACTGGGCATCAACAAAGCAAGTACTTACTCCAATTAAGAAATCTTTATTTAAATGGAAGGAAATTTTTGAAACTGCATTAGATGACCTCACAGGCTTAGTAAGTCCTAGACGCATTATTTATTGTGAAGGCAAAGACCGACCAGGTATGAATGGATTAGAAAAAGGATTTGATGCCAAGGTTTTTAATACTATTTATGGTGAAAAATATCATGATACCTTGTTTATTTCAAGTGGTGGTAATACCGAACTTGACCAAAGAAGTGAAATTGCATTAGCAATATTGACAAAAGTATTTTCAGATATTGAAATACTTGTATTAAAAGACCGAGATACATCCTCTGGAAAACAAAATGACGAAAATGATAGACAATTATACTTACAAAATAACCCTCAACATTTCAGAATGATGAAGCGTTGGGAAATCGAAAATTATCTTTATGACAAAGAAGTACTATCTGCTTATTGTAACACGATGGGTTTAGCATTCAATGAAACAGAGTACGACAAATTTGTAACCAATATTACTGACCAAAACCTAAAAGATGAGACTGGACGAATTAAAAACTATTGTGGTATAACAACGAGTATCAATCCTGAAACATTCAAGTTGACATTGTCTCAATATATAACGGAAGAAATGAAAGTTTACACAGAATTAGAACAATGTATATTTCAAAGACAATAA